The Aedes albopictus strain Foshan unplaced genomic scaffold, AalbF5 HiC_scaffold_43, whole genome shotgun sequence genome segment gccgtgaggaatctctggaggaataccagaagaattttctggagaaatctctaaaggagttcatggggaaattcctgaagaaatactaagAGCAATCTTAATATGGACCCCTAGAAAGATCCCCGGAGGGTGAATCTATGACCAAAGGTCGAaatacataaggtcgaaggacaaaaggtcgaatggacaaaaggtcgaatggacaaaagattgaatgggacaaaaagtcgaatggacaaaagatcgaatgggacaataggtcgaatgggacaaaaagtcgaatgggacaaaaggtcgaatgagacaaaaggtcgaatggacaaaaggtcgaataggacaaaaggttaaatagacaaaagacaaatttgaagatatgaaaaagtgatcaaactttgacagaaaaacaacaactaaaattccaataaaaaaaaataaaacccgtgattttaaaatttttcaacaacttcatataaaacatttttgaaagataGGATAGGAAGGATATGATGTCCATTAATAATAGAAAGTTATTGAAGTTAAATGTGGACAACAATATTCATTGAAAAAGCAGCCTATaggtagaagaaggatgaatcattgattgaaatattgtcatttgaaactccaacCATTACAGCGATTTAACCCCCCTATGATGTTAGATTTTTTTGAACCACGATGGCGTTGTGCACGTTCAGTGTGCCTGTCTAGGCTGGGTCATATCGACCCCAACATTCTACTAGGGTTAATAAAGCAAAACAGTCTATGGGTTATGGAAGGACAAATATCTGGGTATTATATGAGCAAACGAAATGAAATAATTTAcgtatacagtacaattcatagGAATTACCTATCATTCCAAGAGAgaatgatcactaagcacaaatAATCGATGTATATTCTGCAGTAAACctaggaagaacagctattgaataaaagaaggcaaaatgtcTGATTGAAATATAAGTACCTAAAGCAGCGATCCTCAAGcctattttttcaactgcttGTATTGCACTTCCTAGATCCATTTATGAAACATTCAACAGGTTATTCCAGGTTATTTTGGGAGAAGAACAACCTCCTTAagaaacattttaagaaattctacggcaacatagagaaGTCGGcgtcacgtgcggcccgcgggccgcactttatTGATCACTGAAAagagtcaataattattccaataacaaaacttaaaagagcagcctataaattaaagaaggaaaaattcctaaacaaaaaatcaagctaaattgccattaaatactacatcaacacaacttgaaagaacagcctataaacgaAAGAAGGAAAACTTTCCTATGGAAATGTTggtggctgaaatgcatatgatttcttcAACAGCACTACATATAATGTTCTCTCAATGAGTAACAACAAAGActtatcaattttttttattcttataagtgagacacaccagctggtaacttgttctactaaaatttttgcccattcgaccttttgtccattcgactttttgttcattcgaccttttgtccttcgaccttctgtcctaaagccccatttagtccattttacgagccttttttatgaatgaattttgacaggaggtagcgtccaataacccgtgaaaaccaatagggcactgcactgttttgattttatatgggattttgacgtttcgtggccttgttgtttacaaaatttctgtaagagtgaaagagaaggagataatttcatgcactgccctatatcatcatcaacattgttgtcactttgtaaaatggctcattgcatTTGGTATTTGAAACGTATTTTAggatttcatgggcgttccaggagtgttccagagggatattccagggggtttcaggagcgatgCAGAGGTTTTCTTGgggtgttccatggggtttcaggggatcttaGAGACGTTCCAAACGTGTTCCAGGGGTCTAAGGgtttttcagaggtgttccatagGATTCCATAagacttcagggggtttcaaagggtaCCGGGGGCGTTCCATGAGCGTTCCGTAGGGCTTCAGGGCGTCcctgggagtttcaggaggtgtcATGGGCGTTCTATGGGGAGACTGAACAATCTTGTtatgaatagggcactgcatgaaattctctccttctctttcactcttaatcccatacaaaatcaaatcaaAGCAGTGCCCTATATGATCTGCGTTGTAAAGTAAAAGCGAGTGTTTGAACCACCCTATTGTCTATTGGGAACCATTTTAGAATCTTTCGATCGTAGCCACCCATTAGTCCCGTACTACCCAGGTACCCAGGTACTACCTATTTGTCAGTgtcaattgtttcaaaatttcacCAGCAACCCAAAATGGCGATCACCATCGGCGTCCCCACGTTGCGCTGCACCCTGATTCTCCTCAACATGATGTGCTTCCTGAGTGGCCTCTCGCTGGCGATCGTGGGTGCCGTGATGCACACCAAACTGGAAACGATCACCAGCCTCACCCACCGGGACAACCTGCTGACGAGCCAATCCCTGATGGCCATGGGCTTGGGTGTGATCATCTTTGCGGTAGCTTTCTTCGGATTCTGCGGAGCGGCCAAACACTCCTATTGCATGACCGTGACCTACGTTATGCTGACGATGGTGCTGATCGTGATCCAGATCGTGGTGGCGGTGCTGCTGTTCGCCGGCACGGACCACAGCCGGCACGATTACCTGGAGTGGTTCGATGAGTACTTTGACCATGGTATCAGCGTGGCCAAGAGGTCCAGCGTGGTGGATCCGATCATCGATTACCTGCAGAGCACCTACGAATGTTGCGGGAAGATATCGTTTCTGGACTGGGGTAACAAGCTGCCGGATTCTTGCTGCGCGGATGGACGTACGGGGCCAAATTGCGTCCCGTTTGAAGAAGGATGCGAACGGATGCTGGAGGGATACATTCGGCAGACGGGCAAAATTATCGGTTGGATCCTGATGTGGCTGACGGTGTTCGAGTTCGTTGCGCTGACGTTGGCCTGCTGTCTGGCCAACGGGATCAAGAATCGAGTGGATGCGCTGTACTTTGCTTGAATTGGTGTTGCGGAAATATaaatttttaagtaaaaaaaacagGCCTAACCTTACAAAATATTGTCTGGTAGAAATGTtaacaaaatcgagaattttACATGAGATGTTGCATTTTCTAGAATTCTGTTGCTACTATATTCGAGgtcgattttttagaaaataacctGAATTTTTACTTTTCTGAAATTGTCAATGtattaccatagactaatttcaagacctcgatgtaccaaagaaaaccattaaattttctgtgtccagtccggtacccaataaatattcattaccgtgtatttttttccgtgtaaattgtcttttgtgtaaattatatttggcgtgttacaccgatctgacagctctgacagtaagggactaaacataaattacgtaaagtgggtaccgtggattgttcacaatctgcgaacttgactgcgaaaaaaatcgtgaccatgacgccgctggtattaCCTGCTAGGGACCATCCATAAATGATGTAGCATTTTAGGGGTCTCTGGTATTGCTACGAACATCACTTTCCTCTGATTTTTCCTAAGTTTCCTTCCaagttttttagatattcctgatCAATCAAACTCAAGATCGATTATTCAgatctacacttgtaacagtatCTTTTTTCGCTGCAATAAGTCCAATATGTCAGTCCAttcattcctccaagaaatccatcgcactttttccacaaatttgtttcaGGACTTCTATGTGGGATTCCCAAAGAGTTCTTGATGattctcagaaaatcttccatgagtttcttctgagattcctaaagagattccgtttgtgattccttcaagagctctggccaggattcctctaggaggcaCTCCCgagaatcttccagagatttttctgggattccataaggaatcccttctgagattactttaggaattcctgtattccttcatccttcatcatagATTCTCCTAAAAGTTTTTCTAATGTctgggaattccagcaatttaacccagaatttctttcgggattcctccaggagttctctcggcgattgcttcaggaattcgttccgagatttcttcagaaactccttcgaaaattctgtcagggaatgcttccaggaattctatgcgacattcctcccagagttccttctggaatttcttcagaaattatgagATCCTTCTACAAACCCTACAACaacatttttcagtatttctcCGAAAactttttcgggatttttcctaaagctccttctgatttttttcggaaactactgctgggattgcttcaaaaattcctttcggaACTCCGACGGTAATTTCACacgttccttccgggattccttcaagaaccttttccgggattccttcggaattccatcagggattccattgggattttttttcctgatcttctgtcaggaatttcttcagcaactcgtTAATGGATTATTTCGGGAACTTCTTCTTGGATtcgtttctgggattcctcttggaacttatTCCGGGAGCTTCTGGAGTTCTTACAGATGTTTCTAATCGAAATCATTCCGGAACATATTAGGAAGTATTTTGAGAAACCCCTCCTGCAGTTTTTGTTTATAGAATTCGTCATGAAGTTGCTACAGCATTTCCTTGATGAAATACCCCAGCAAGTTGCTTCTGGTTTTGCCCAcaagcagggccggatctaaggggggcccgTTCCCCTACATttgaggggcccccacaaaaaccatttttggtagctaacattagctttattcttcatattgctcaagtactattCGATAGTAAGGAaacacatttttggtcatctctccgagggacccccacaatccttaattcgGGCCTGCTCAGAGGCTATTaggagaatcccagatggaattcctggaggattcccgaaacTCCATCggaaatcccggcagaaatccttgaagtcccagaaggaatcctggaagaaccttCGGGTGaacatcagaaggaattccaaaacgaaTCTCAGATATATGTAGCTCCCTGAGTAATCATAGAATGAAATTCTAGAgggatcctagaaaaaaaatgtggagaaaccactgaaagaattcccagaagaatcacagaaagaaatgctgaaaaaaatcttgaaaggagtAATCCtcagaatttttctagagaaaattcggacggaattttcaaaaaattcaggaactcctgaaataatctcagaaggtattcctcaagcaaacaatgcaaaaaatctctggaagaatcccgttagctcttcctagaggaatcctggtaagaactcttgaaggaattccagacgggAGACTCTTTATGAATctcaaaaaaaactcctggaagaaccccagaggaaacttctgaaggaatccttaataaaCCCCTGGAAGAAACTCATCAAGAAGTCCCTGTGAAtctttcaagaaactcctggagaagctctggaacaaatttgtagagaaaccgtgaaaaatttctggaatttctgtagaatcccAAATGGACCTCCTGGAGGGGTGCCACCGTGTCGTCATctagtcataaatcagcacactttctcACGCTCGCAAACgccatattttgaaaaaaaaaatatatatctcaaaaactaaaaaaaaaaatgcctgcatctctgatttttttatatgtaacgccaaatttccttaattttaaaatataaaaccacgggattcctccagaagttctctcggggattgcttcaggaattcgatCCGAGATACTTTcataaactccttcaaaaatgttgtcagggattccttccaggaattctatgcgagttctttcagtgatttcttcaggaattatttaagagATCCTCCTAGAAATCCCACAAAAAACAGTCTTCCTCCGAaaaattcttcggagtttttccaggagttcattccgggattctttcaggaactacttctgggattgcttcaagaaatccttttgaaattctgacGGTAATTCCACCGAGAACGTCTaccggtattcctccaagaacctctttcgggattccttagggagctccatcagggattccttcgggaatttgtcctgggtttctgtcaggaattgcttcaggaacttcttgatggatttctttggaaacttcttgcgggattccttttggaacttaTTCCTGGAAgttcttaggcgctgtccataaactacgtaggctcatgtttggcaatctcagaccccgccccctcgtagacttttgtccatacaaaatattcattccccctaagagtctacatagtttatggacaggctcttatggagttctttcagatgtttctaatcgaaatccttcaggagtttgttagggagtattttgagaaattcctcctgcagtatTTGTTAACAGACTTCCTCATgaagtttctaaagaatttccctGAGGAAATTATCCAGCAAGTTTCTTCTTTTCCTCAGAAGCTATTGGGAGAATCTCgtatggaattgctggaggattcccggaactccaaagagaaatcccggaagaaatcccttgaaactccagaaggaatcctgaaagtacCTTAGAGCGAACATCAGAAGGAACCCCAAATTGAATTTCAGATATAACTCCCTGAGGAATCATAGTAGGAAATTCTAGAgggatcttagaaaaaaaatggaagaaccacggaaagaactcatgaatgaatcTCAGGAAACGTTGCTGGGGTAAACTTGGAAGGAGTAATCCTAGAGGGATCTCAGAATTAATTTCCAGAGAATAttcggaaggaattttcaaaaaatccaggaactcctgaaataatctcagaaggtattcctcaagcagAGCAGGAAAGTATCTCTGGGGAAAACCCCGTTagttcttcctggaggaatcctaaataaatcctCGGAACAATCTCATCAAGAAGCCCctgggaatccctcaagaaactccTAGGGGAGTCCTGGAACAGACTTGTGCGAAAACTGCGAAAGATTCttgggattcctgtggaatcccaaaaGGACCTTAGGGAGAGATGCCACCAattcataaatcagcacactttctcACGCTTGGGAAcgccatattttaaaaaaatcatacatcaaaaACTAAAGAacatacatctctaattttttatatgttacgtttttttttagtttttatttttgtgtattttaacttagatgctaattctacactattttatatgttacgccatatttactgaattttctgataaaaatataaaactagagtACTTCTtttgtcccgagaccatgaaaacgtaataaaaatctatttttttgcatattttttagacaaaacacaatttggcttcttccacgtatttttcttgaaaactagaattcaatagctttcaaacaaaaaaaaaagaatttcaaaatctgtcaactggttcaaaagttatgatttttcaaaaaattttagttttgaaaaaccttgatgttTTGTACCATCCTATCTGGAAATTTGTTACCatgttggtcaccctaatgatgaaataaaaaaaatagaggtTTAATTATTTTTGATGATCTACTAACCCAccacgacaatcggagttacaCTATATCTATTTTCTATAGAACCAGTCCAGTTTTTTGACAATCTTGCTGCCAATCACCAGAAATATTTCCTATTTCCTGcaaaggggttccaggggtgattcgggatttttttatttctttttattcttgaattttaacttaatgcttatTCTTCACACAGACTCAGAgattttcagaggtgttccatggAGCTTCAGGGGGTTGTAGagcatttcaggagcgttccagaacTGTTCCAGGGCGTCGCCgggagtttcatggggtttcgAAAGCGTTCCAGGGGGTTACAGGGCCATTCCTGAGGTTTTAATGGGGTATTAGAAATGTTCAGCGgttttcagaagatttcagggaTCCTAGGGGTGTTCCAtgggatttcagaggtgtttctggAAAGTTCAAGTAGTCCGAGGAGCGTTCCTCGAGTATTGCAATGGatttaagggagtttcaggaagtCCCAGGGTCATTCCAGAGGTGTGCCAAGTAGTTTCTGAAGCGTTCCAAGGGATTCATGGTGTTTTCGGTAGTCTTAGGGGCTTTCCAGAGGtgctccagggggtctcaggggcgttccatggggcTTTAGGGTTTTTTTGGGAATCCCATAGTGCTCCAGGGGGTCTCATGGGTTCGAttgcaagggatttcagggggtttctggaatgttccaaggggtttcaataggtttcaggagcgtttcaaaagTTTTCAAGGGGATTTATGAGCGTTCCATGGGGTCTTAGGTAGTTTctgggagtctcaggggcgttccaggattgtttcagggattctcaggggatttcaagggcgttctatGAGGTTTCAGGCCCAGGGCATTTAGAAGCATTCCAGGTGTGCTCCATGGGGTACCATGGTGTTCCCTGggtcttcagggagtttcagaaacggtccagggattttcaaaggatttcggaGGTGTTCTAGGACCTCTGGAGGTTCCATGGGCGTCCCAGggagtttcaagtggtttcaagggcgttccatagTTGTCGAAGTTCGCTTCGACAGAATTCTACCGTCTGCTACTTTGACTGATAGAGGGATTCTTCCGCCTTTACAATCCCCAGAACAGGGATTTGTTTGGTTGGCTGTTCATTTGGGAATTACGAATTCCCTATGCAAGTATGACAAtgtgtatacagggtgttagaggTTCGTGAGTGCGAACTTTTTAAGGGGTGATAGAGGAtcaaaaatggtgaaaaaattgttctacgcatatggtcatatctcaaccgttacgtagttattgaacttcccatgttttttttcttatcgcaagaaaacgataagagatagaatgtttgatgtcaaagaacgaattgtagagtaaaacaggggccacaactttgcctaagaaagaattttaaattattacgcatttttcaaagataattgtcaAAAACAAATTAATACACACAAATTTGTGCTATTTTGATCTCAAGAAAACTTAGTtgtttaactaaaccaattgattcaaagataccatttgatataaaattcaataatctttcgaataagggtagaaaaactgcgataagtttgatcattttcaagttatagccagttaaggcaataagaatcaaaaacatgggaagttcaataactacgtagcgGTTGAGatatgaccatatgcgtagaacaattttttcaccatttttggtcctctatcacccttcaaaaagtttgcactcaggaacctaacaccctgtataatatcTCTCAATCAGTTCTTAGGTACATACAaaggtacactgaggatactgttcgtatgcttttcatagtttgcatcttatgaatcagtagtttttatttttttcatcatttcatagttctcgtatgcttttcatacattgaaaaacgaaatccataagacttgtcgtatgaaaaatctcattagaggcatcgtatgaaaatcataagatgtgttatgaaacaccattgctaaaaaacaacaaaaccttttatttgcttctaaccacttcaacttccgaagcgtcgatgggcgtatgagtaaagcacgcactcgccaaccttgacgttcctggttcgattccaggttgcgattttttttaatttgtgtaaaacatttcataaaaatatgtatgatagtcatacgacatactttcagattttatacgttatcggtatggttttcatacgtaagtgttatgaaatttatacagtaacagtatgacaataatagttggcgctttgaatccaaaatcatagttcgtaactatgattttcacaagaaattcttgtggctaaaaaacatagttgattcgtatgattttcggagttgcagtatcctcagtgtattaAGGCACAGAAAAGGATATATCATAAGCATTAGCAATATGAACTTCTGTATATATCTATAGATTCTATAACGTGTTGGATTTAGGTAGCAAATTATGTTCTATTCAAGGAAGATAACAATTGTTTTCTTAAGGCGACTTACGCTTAGTTTCCTTAGTTTAGTTCCGGCGACTAGTTATGGTTATGATGGAGCTGTAGCAATGGTGGGGCAAGATAccctaattgatttttttttaatgaactgCCTGCCGTTCTAagtatagttgtcccatgttactttttgacgatttttactTTTTTGCACCAAGTGCTCTGTTTTCACatatattttcatgaaacatcaaaaaataacatactttttTCGAAGACTCTATGAAAAGCATGTCATTTTTAGTTACTTACTTCACCTAATAGAATAATTATTTCAATACTGCATGGTATAAACACTTCTTTTTAGATGgcattaccacagacaaacagacatactactcaaatcagaatcatcgcacgatttaacggtcattttgaaaatatagtgtggttcggactgtgctcgcatgtgtcatggtggcgctgctgtgcctcaattttgcagagaaatgaacgcgacgccgatcaatgtttacataaaatgactcaatcatgaaccttcattcatgttttatgaatggatgacgccacgggggagtcatcacctgctaaattgttacatcgagccgagggaaacaacacctggaaatgaatgcttcggattgagcattatagagggtgctagtgagatgccaaacgatgtttttgaagcaatttgcttctaagtaatatgtctgttagTCTGtggcattacgctccagctggaacAAAGCTTGTTTTCCAGTTGTGGCTTAGTAATTGTCtatttttctataaataaaaaGGATACTTTTTGATTAAAACCAAATCGAAGACCAACTGCTGGATCAATAAATCAATTAATGAGAGATCGACCGAGTAAGTGAATTGAGGAGTAAGTGAGTGACTTGGTGAATGAGATTTTGTAAGTGTGTAGGTTGATGAGAAAATGAGTAAGTTGATAAGCGAGTGATTTGATAAATGTGTTGATGTCTTAATGGGTTGATGGGTGACTGAGTGACTGTTTTGATTGGATTTGTTAATGAGTTATTAGGTAGTTAATAAATAAGTGACCTAGACTctcagagacttgatgagtaAGTGAGTTCTTGAGTAAACTTGTGAGTAAGGGAATTGGCGAGAAAGTGTATGTTAGTAAGTTGTGTCGTGGATAAGCGGTTTTCTGTGTATATGAGAAGTGATAGAGCCAAAAGCGTTACCCAATAATTATTTTTTGCTGTACAACGGCTGAATAAACTGGTCTTCAGCTTGATTTCAAATATTTTGGCTGaataaactgttattcagctatcattgtttctTGGGTACAGTTGACGTTCGGTCGGTCGTACAATTAAAAtttaaacaatttttgaatttgtaTAGTGCGTAGATGTTGGCCAAACATCAAATCCCCCGGGTCTCAAGAGCCTACGAAGTTTATGAAAGGGGCTTAAGGCgtaactggatccatttcctcactttttggtttttgatttttttataaaataacgaagcaatattttcaaaatcggttttcgtacacatgtagagtatggatcaaggtatctcctgatttttttcgtggtggaaaatgtttttcggttttgcagaaaccatttttgaataaaattttacaaaaaaatggtttctgcaaaaatggaaaactttttccaccacaacaaaattcagaagatatcttgatccatgctctacatgtgcacgaaaaccaattttgaaaatattgcttcgttatttaataaaaaatcaaaaaccaaaacaatgaggaaatgcttccagtttcaccttaatggtacgcaatttatgaatGATACCTTGCAAAAGGGCTCATGCACAACGAGAAAGGAATTGGTTTGGAATATAGAACTACTTTTGTCCACTGCAGAAGTCGTCGAAGCCAGTgaaatttggtcttttccacagaactttttttcgtgatgttacaacgcaaacttcaactaggtgaaactcaggcgtcagtgaaccgatttgctttgttttagtctcatttgaaagatattctggagtacaaaga includes the following:
- the LOC115262927 gene encoding CD63 antigen → MAITIGVPTLRCTLILLNMMCFLSGLSLAIVGAVMHTKLETITSLTHRDNLLTSQSLMAMGLGVIIFAVAFFGFCGAAKHSYCMTVTYVMLTMVLIVIQIVVAVLLFAGTDHSRHDYLEWFDEYFDHGISVAKRSSVVDPIIDYLQSTYECCGKISFLDWGNKLPDSCCADGRTGPNCVPFEEGCERMLEGYIRQTGKIIGWILMWLTVFEFVALTLACCLANGIKNRVDALYFA